The Ruania halotolerans genome contains the following window.
CCGGCTCACTCGAATCCTGACCTCTCCGCACCCCTACCGCAGGGCCGTCGTCACCGTGGCACTGGGGATCATGGCGGCCGGCGTTGCCGTCCTGCTCGGTGGCGGCTGGGCCGTGGCGATGGTGGCTGCCGCGACCACCATGACGATCGACCGGATTCTGCGATTCCTGCGCCACCGGGGGCTGCCGTACCTGTTCCAGCAGGTGGTGGGCGCCGGGATAGCCACCGTCGTGGGCGTCATGCTGTTGTGGGGGCAGAATCACGTGGATTGGGACCGAGCGTTGATGCCGCCCTCCCTGGTGGTGGCCTCGGGCATCGTGGTGCTGCTCGCCGGACTCTCCCTGGTGGGTGCCGCCGAAGACGCGATCTCAGGATTCCCACTCACCGCAGCCGCCCGATCCTTCGAAGTGGTGCTGGGCACGATGGGCATCGTGGTGGGGATCGGCATCGTGCTGGAGGTGGGCCGCCGCATCGGCGTGCCGTTGAGCGTCGGAGACTTGAACGCCCGGGCGAACGTCCCGTTCCTGACGAGGGTCCTCGCTAGCGCGGTCATCGCTGCCGCCTGGTCGGTGGCGAGTTATACCCGGCTCCGCACCGTCGCCCTGGTGGCTGCGGTGGCCGCCGCCGCGGCAGCGGTCTACGAGCTCATCACGTTGCTGGGCAACGGCATCAATGAGGACTCCTCCGGGGTGGCCGCCGCCGCCACCCCCGCGTTCGTGGCGGCGCTGGCCGTGGGTCTGCTCGCCGGCGCCGTCTGTGAACGTGTCAGCGTGCCCACCATGGTGATCTCGGTCTGTGGTGTCACGCCGTTCCTGCCTGGTCTGTCCATCTATGGCGCGATGTACAACATCGTGGACTCGGGAGGCTTCCTCATCGAGGGGCTCGATCTCCTGGTCCGCGCCGGATCGGTCGGCCTCGCTCTTGCGGCGGGTGTGACCTTGGGAGAGTTCCTCGCCACACCGCTCACATCGGAGGCGGACAAGTGGCAACGCAAGATGATGGCGCGCGCCCGCGGCTCACGTATCTGACCCAACCCGGCGCCGACGGCGGCGTGGCGGCTTGGTTCATGGCCCGCGCAGGATCACCATGAGAGGGATTCGGCGACGGCGAGGAGGGCGTTCGTGCGTATCGTGGTGACGGGCGGTTCAGGGCAGCTCGGCAGTGAAGTGGTGCGCAGGGTCCGCGAGCTCGGGCATGTGGCCGTGCCGGCGAGCCGGCGGTGGGGAGTGAACGTGACCACCGGGCAGGGTCTCGGTGCCGCACTGACCGGAGCGGACGCCGTCGTGCACTGTGCGAGCAGCCCATGGCGCCCCCGTGCCACGGACACCGGCGGCACCGAGCAGCTGCTGGCCGCGGTGGCGGCGATGCCGCGCCCCGCGCACGTGGTGCACGTCTCGATCGTGGGGTGCGATGCGAATCCGTACCCGTACTACCGGGCCAAGACGGCGGCCGAGGAGCTGGTCATGGCGGCCGCCGTGCCCGCCACGGTGGTTCGTGCGACGCAGTTCCACACGCTGGTGGCTGCCCTCGCGCGTGCGTCCACTCTGGGCCGCGCCCACCTGGCGCTGGATGCCGCTGCACAGCCCGTGGACGTGGGGTGGGTGGCACGCGAGCTCGTCGACCACGCGCTCGGGAGCCCCCCTGCGGGCGCCGTGCGCGCTCTCGATCTGGCCGGTCCCGAGGTGCTCACCGTCTCCGAGGCGGTCTCCGCGGTGCGAGACCATGATGGCCGCCCGCGCACGCGTGCGGTCCGGATGCCGACCCTGGGCCGCACCCTGCGCGCATTCGCCCAGCGGTCCAACCTGCCGGGCCCAGGCGCTGTCGTCGGCGGGCCCTCCTTCACGGACTGGCTGGCCGGACAGCCAGCGCCAGCCGGCCGGTGAGCGCGGTCACCCGGTGACGATGTCCCCTCGCTGCACCATGGTCCGGTCCACTCCGTCCAACAGGAGGCCGACGTGGTCCCCGGCCTCGGCCACCTGTGACGTGGCATGGAACTGCTCGAGCCCGGCGATCCGGACGGCCACCACCATCTGACCGTCGCGGGTCACCGTCACGGGCTGGCCGGTGACCAGGCGCCCGTGGTCGACCCTTCCGGTGACGACCGTGCCACGCCCGGTGATGGAGAAGACATCCTCGACTGTGAGCCCGCCGCTGGTGAAATCCGCCGGGGACGTCTCGGGGACCGGTCCGGTTGCCTTCCGTGTGCGCCAGAACATGGTGGTGACGGTACCAAGGCTTTCAGCGCGCGTCAGGTGCGTCGAGCAGCTGGGCGGTGCCATGCTCGGCGATCGCTGCCATGTGCGGGTCGTCGGCGTGCGCCGCGAACACGGCCGTGAGGCCGGCTGCCCAGGCGCGGGCACGGGACCACAGGGCATCGTCGGTACCGAACCCTGCCGGCAATCCGGCGTTCTCCCGGTCCGCGGTGGCGTAGGCCACCACGAGGCCCGCACGGCCGCGGGCGGTGAAGGTGAGCCACGCCGTCGCGAGGTCGGCAGCAGGGTCGCCAGCGGTCACGTCGCCGAAGTCGAGCACCGCGGCCAGCCTGCTCCGGCGGGTGAGCAGGTTCAATGGGTGCGGGTCACCGTGCAGCCAGACGGGCGGCCCGGCGTGGGCCCGGACGTGAGCGTGCCGTTCGAAGACCTCGGCCAGTTCAGCGCCGCGTGGCACAGCCGGTTCGGTGAACCTCGACCGGATCGCCTCGGCGCGCTCTGCCAGCGGCACACCACGGACCGGGTTGGCCGGTGCATCCGGATCCGCCGGAAGGTGCAGGGCCGCGAAGAACCGGCCCAGTCGAGCCGCCCACACATCCCGGGAACCGGGCGGATCAAGGACAGCCATCCGACCGTCAATCCACCGCAGGATCGACCAGGACCAGGGGTAGTACTCCGTAGGCCGGCCCACGCGCACCACCTCGGGCACCGGCACCGGCAGCCGAGGCGCAAGGCGAGGCAGCACGAGCTGCTCATGTTCGACCAGACGCGCCGCCACCTCCCGCCGGGGCAGGCGAACCAACAGGGTGGAGCCGAGGCGGACCATCACGTTGTCCCAGCCACTGGCCACCACGCTCAACGGCCGCTCGGCCAGTTCGGGATGCTGATCGGTGAGCAGGCGGCGGACCAGGTCCTCGTCGATCCTCACCTCGGCATCGGGGGCGCCCGCCATCAGGGCAGGGTCTGATCGAGTGCGGCGATCGCCCCGTCGAGGTGCGGGTACCGGAACTCGAAATCGCCCAACCGCTCGGAGGTCACGTGCCGGCCCGTCAGCGCCAGGGCCGGGTCGGTGCGCAGCACCACGGATCCAAGCTGAACCAGTGGCGCTGGCGTCGGGGGAGCCCAGTCCGGCCGGCCGACGTGCCGCCGCATCGCCGCCATCAGCTCGGCGTTGCGGACGGGGTTCGGAGCAGCCGCCACCAGCACGCCGTCGGGGAGCCTCAACGCTCCCAGTCCCAATGCCGCGCAGGCCAGCTCCAGCCAGTCCGTCAGGTGGATCCAGGAGAACCACTGCCGCCCCGAACCCACCGGGCCGCCGAGCCCCATCCGGACCGGGAACATCAGCCGCTGCAGCACCGGGGAGTCGCCACCGAGCACGATCGAGATCCTCATGATGTGCAGGTGCTCGGTGGGCGCGCCGGCGGCTGCTTCCTCCCACGGGGCGGCCACCCCGGTCATCTGCGGCAGCCCTGGTGGGATGTCCGGGACGGGCGAGCTCTCGGTCAGGTGAGCCTCGCCGCCGTCGGACCAGATCGCCGTCGTGCTCGCCTGCAGCCAGTGCTGCACCGGCGCGCTCGCCGCCTGTGCGGCCTGCACCAGCGCCCGGGTGGCGTGCACCCGGGAGTCGCGCAGTTCAGCGATCGCGGCCCGCGTGGGCCGGCAGTCCACGAGCTTGCCGGCCAGGTTCGCCACCCGCACGTCCGGTCCGTCCAATTCGGCCGCCCAGCCACCGCTGCCGACGGCGTCCCAGCGCACCTGCCGGTAAGGCAGGTCCGGGCGTGGGGTGCGGGTGAGCAACACGGCCTCCGCACCGCGCCGACTCACCTCGGCGGCCAGTGCGGTCCCGAGGAACCCGGTGCCGCCGGCGATGACCACCCGGGGCGCAGAGCTGACTGTCATGAGCGCCTCCTCAGGCTTCAGTGGTCGCGGCGGCGGTCACGGGCGGGAGCGTCGACCACGGGAACGCGATCCACCGGTCGGTGCGCCGCCAGGTGTAGTCCGGCTCGATCACCGAACGTGGCTTGGTGTAGAGCACGGCGCTGCGCGCCTCGGCGGGCAGGTGCTCGGAGGGCGCACGCACGTGCTGGTCCGTGGCCGGAGCCGACCCGGTGCGCAGGAGTCGCATCACCATCTCCAGCGTGCGCCCGGAGTCGGCCACATCGTCAACCACCAGCACCTTCGCGCCAGCGAGCACCGAGGTATCCAGGAGGGGCGGAAGCAGGAGTGGCTCGGGAAGGGTCTGGTCCACTCCGGTGTAGAACTCCACGTTCATCGCACCCATTGCCTTGACCCCGAGGGCGTACGCGATCGCGCCCGCCGGGATCAAGCCACCACGCGCCACGGCGATCACCAGATCGGGCATCCAGCCACCGCCGGAGACCAGTTGGGCCAACTCCCGGCTGGCCTCTCCGAATCGGTTCCACGGCAGAACTTCGCGGGGCGGCGGTGCGGCTGTGGTCATGGCCTCGACTCTAGGACATCGCCGCGCGCGGCCACCGTGGCCCGGGTACTGTCGCGCCATGGTCGATGACAAGCGGCAACGGGAACGGATGGGCGATACCGACCTCGATATCGAGGAGGAGCTGGTTGTCGAAGCAGCGACCACCGTCACCGAGGGGACCAAGCGTCTCAATCGCACCTGGGTCGAACTCATCGTCACCGGTCTCTTCGGCGGGATCGACATCGGGTTGGGGATCCTGGCGATGATCCTCGTCAAACAGGCCACCGACTCCGACATCCTGGCCGGGATGGCTTTCGGCGTCGGGCTCCTGGCACTGAAGTTGGCCCACTCGGAACTGTTCACCGAGGAGTTTCTCCTGCCCATCAACGCGATTGTGGCGGGCCAGGGCACGTGGCCACAGTTGCTGCGCCTGTGGTCGGCCACGCTCGTGGGCAACCTGACGGGTGGCGTGGCCTTCGCGTGGCTGACGGTGCTGGCCCTGCCCAACTATCACGGCACGCTCATCGAGAGCGCGAACGAGTATCTCGATCCGGGCTCGACCGGTGCCATGATCGGGTTATCGCTGCTCGCCGGTGCCACCATCACCCTGTCCACGCGCATGCAACAGGGAACGTCCAACGATGTGGTCGTCGCGCTCATCTGCCTGGCCTCGGGCCTGCTCGTGATCGGCCTGGGCATGTTGCACGGGGCGCTGAACGCGATCGTGATATTCGCCGCCATGTTCGCCGGGGCGGACATCACCCTCTGGCAGTTCCTGTCCTGGTTCGGCGTCGTCATCGTGTTCAACATGCTCGGCGGCCTCCTCGTCATCACCGTGCCCCGGCTCGCGCGCACGCACCGCGTCCTCCGCGCAGTGCGCAACGGGGAACTGAGCCTCGAGAAGCTTGAGGAAGAGGCAGCGTAGGGCCACAGCCGCCGCCCGGTCGCCGGATTCGAGGATGGTCGGGCTCTACTAGCGTGAGGGCATGCCC
Protein-coding sequences here:
- a CDS encoding threonine/serine ThrE exporter family protein; this encodes MTARPGPGRRPRQGRRPGARPADFSSALPPDFHSPRSTQEFDASPEVDTDGVPDAAPVPTLRPAIPRRSRPDAPGRKKRGTGSEAVPKPVWSLRDQARRMVAGYGPPSVPFPGSRHTSELSAEEERAVLDLVLRAGEAMLATGAPVADATAEMLRMSDGLGVKNLTVDITFISLTATIDRADDPVTKVRVINTRTSDYSRLTDISRLISQISERKVAITEADTRLTRILTSPHPYRRAVVTVALGIMAAGVAVLLGGGWAVAMVAAATTMTIDRILRFLRHRGLPYLFQQVVGAGIATVVGVMLLWGQNHVDWDRALMPPSLVVASGIVVLLAGLSLVGAAEDAISGFPLTAAARSFEVVLGTMGIVVGIGIVLEVGRRIGVPLSVGDLNARANVPFLTRVLASAVIAAAWSVASYTRLRTVALVAAVAAAAAAVYELITLLGNGINEDSSGVAAAATPAFVAALAVGLLAGAVCERVSVPTMVISVCGVTPFLPGLSIYGAMYNIVDSGGFLIEGLDLLVRAGSVGLALAAGVTLGEFLATPLTSEADKWQRKMMARARGSRI
- a CDS encoding SDR family oxidoreductase → MRIVVTGGSGQLGSEVVRRVRELGHVAVPASRRWGVNVTTGQGLGAALTGADAVVHCASSPWRPRATDTGGTEQLLAAVAAMPRPAHVVHVSIVGCDANPYPYYRAKTAAEELVMAAAVPATVVRATQFHTLVAALARASTLGRAHLALDAAAQPVDVGWVARELVDHALGSPPAGAVRALDLAGPEVLTVSEAVSAVRDHDGRPRTRAVRMPTLGRTLRAFAQRSNLPGPGAVVGGPSFTDWLAGQPAPAGR
- a CDS encoding EF-Tu/IF-2/RF-3 family GTPase; amino-acid sequence: MFWRTRKATGPVPETSPADFTSGGLTVEDVFSITGRGTVVTGRVDHGRLVTGQPVTVTRDGQMVVAVRIAGLEQFHATSQVAEAGDHVGLLLDGVDRTMVQRGDIVTG
- a CDS encoding aminoglycoside phosphotransferase family protein — its product is MAGAPDAEVRIDEDLVRRLLTDQHPELAERPLSVVASGWDNVMVRLGSTLLVRLPRREVAARLVEHEQLVLPRLAPRLPVPVPEVVRVGRPTEYYPWSWSILRWIDGRMAVLDPPGSRDVWAARLGRFFAALHLPADPDAPANPVRGVPLAERAEAIRSRFTEPAVPRGAELAEVFERHAHVRAHAGPPVWLHGDPHPLNLLTRRSRLAAVLDFGDVTAGDPAADLATAWLTFTARGRAGLVVAYATADRENAGLPAGFGTDDALWSRARAWAAGLTAVFAAHADDPHMAAIAEHGTAQLLDAPDAR
- a CDS encoding epimerase; its protein translation is MTVSSAPRVVIAGGTGFLGTALAAEVSRRGAEAVLLTRTPRPDLPYRQVRWDAVGSGGWAAELDGPDVRVANLAGKLVDCRPTRAAIAELRDSRVHATRALVQAAQAASAPVQHWLQASTTAIWSDGGEAHLTESSPVPDIPPGLPQMTGVAAPWEEAAAGAPTEHLHIMRISIVLGGDSPVLQRLMFPVRMGLGGPVGSGRQWFSWIHLTDWLELACAALGLGALRLPDGVLVAAAPNPVRNAELMAAMRRHVGRPDWAPPTPAPLVQLGSVVLRTDPALALTGRHVTSERLGDFEFRYPHLDGAIAALDQTLP
- a CDS encoding phosphoribosyltransferase; this translates as MTTAAPPPREVLPWNRFGEASRELAQLVSGGGWMPDLVIAVARGGLIPAGAIAYALGVKAMGAMNVEFYTGVDQTLPEPLLLPPLLDTSVLAGAKVLVVDDVADSGRTLEMVMRLLRTGSAPATDQHVRAPSEHLPAEARSAVLYTKPRSVIEPDYTWRRTDRWIAFPWSTLPPVTAAATTEA
- a CDS encoding formate/nitrite transporter family protein, which encodes MVDDKRQRERMGDTDLDIEEELVVEAATTVTEGTKRLNRTWVELIVTGLFGGIDIGLGILAMILVKQATDSDILAGMAFGVGLLALKLAHSELFTEEFLLPINAIVAGQGTWPQLLRLWSATLVGNLTGGVAFAWLTVLALPNYHGTLIESANEYLDPGSTGAMIGLSLLAGATITLSTRMQQGTSNDVVVALICLASGLLVIGLGMLHGALNAIVIFAAMFAGADITLWQFLSWFGVVIVFNMLGGLLVITVPRLARTHRVLRAVRNGELSLEKLEEEAA